The following are encoded in a window of Rosa chinensis cultivar Old Blush chromosome 4, RchiOBHm-V2, whole genome shotgun sequence genomic DNA:
- the LOC112198942 gene encoding calcium/calmodulin-regulated receptor-like kinase 2: MSRNYTDVAVAVAAFVAFALTSYYGGAGVAIVVVLGGFGSVYKGIFSNGTLVAVKVLRGTSDKRIDEQFMAEVSTLGRIHHFNVVRLHGFCFERHLRALVYEYMSNGSLDKFSFPWKQDFRI, from the exons ATGTCGAGAAATTACACTGACGTTGCCGTTGCCGTTGCCGCTTTCGTTGCCTTTGCGTTGACGAGTTACTATGGAGGTGCAGGAGTTGCCATTGTTGTAGTATTAG GAGGGTTTGGTTCAGTTTATAAAGGTATATTTAGTAATGGAACACTTGTGGCAGTGAAGGTTCTAAGGGGTACCTCAGACAAGAGAATTGATGAGCAATTCATGGCTGAAGTTAGTACACTTGGTAGGATTCATCATTTCAACGTGGTTCGTCTCCATGGTTTCTGCTTTGAGAGACACCTTAGAGCGCTTGTTTATGAGTATATGTCAAATGGTTCTCTTGACAAGTTTTCTTTTCCATGGAAACAAGATTTTAGGATTTGA